CGTTCCACTATATTGCCGCTGGTTATCCTCCAACTATTCTTAAGATATTTCCCTCAGCCATTGACTTTGAATGAAATCTGTCATCTTTGATATATGACCATCGTCATTTTTAACCCTGTGCACCTACTCTATATTTGATAGGACCCAAAGAAATTTAGGAAATAGTATGACGATAGCAACTGAAATGGTCGACAAGACCAAACAGTTTTTTATGCAAATAGGAGACCTTTCTTATTTCGCAGGCCGTTTTTTCAAAGAGGTTTTAAAACCACCCTTTGAATTCAAGGAATTGCTTAGACAATGCTATCAAATGGGCGTTCGTTCCATTCTATTGGTGGGGCTGACAGGATTCATCATCGGTTTGGTACTTACGTTGCAATCGCGTCCCACTCTGATTCAGTTCGGGGCAGTTTCATGGATGCCGAACATGGTAGGGATTTCCATTGTGCGCGAAATTGGCCCTGTGATTACAGCATTGATCTGTGCAGGAAGGATTGCCTCCGGCATAGGCGCGGAGTTAGGCTCTATGCGTGTCACGGAACAGATTGATGCCATGGAAGTTTCAGGTACCAATCCGTTTAAATACTTGGTCGTGACCCGTATCTTGGCCACCACCTTGATGTTGCCACTACTGGTTATTTTTGGCGACCTAATCGCTTTGTACGGCTCCGCCCTGGTAGAAAACCTTAAGGGAAACGTCTCCTTTCAACTCTATTTCAATACGGTTTTCGATGCGTTGTCTTATGGAGATTTGGTGCCTGCAACGATTAAATCGTTCTTTTTCGGATTCGTCATTGGTCTTGTGGGCTGCTACAAAGGATACTTTAGCGATAAGGGAACCGCCGGAGTGGGCATAGCCGCCAATACCGCAGTGGTCATGGCATCGATATTATTGTTTGTCGTAGATTTTATTGCGGTTTTCGTTGCTGATATTTTTTATGAATTATGATGGCTACCAAAGAAAAAACGATAAGAGAGGATACCATGGCTGAAGAAAAAGATGTCGTGATTAAAATCAGGGACCTTAGAAAAAGTTTTGGTGAAAATCATGTCTTGAATGGTTTTAATATGACGCTGCATAAAGGTGAAAATCTGGTAGTAATGGGGAAATCAGGCTCTGGAAAATCCGTCATGATTAAATGTCTGGTTGGCTTGATGACTCCAGATAGTGGCTACGTTGAAGTTTTGGGAAAAGAGATCAACACTTTAAATCAGCAGCATCTTGATGAACTACGATCGGACATTGGTTTTCTTTTTCAAGGAAGTGCACTATACGATTCTATGACCGTTCGAGAAAACCTGGAATTCCCAATGCGCAGACACAAAGAAAAATTAGGTGTTGTTTCGGATACGATGCCGTTAGTACTGGAAGCCTTGGAAAATGTAGGTCTAGCCCATACGATGGAGCTGATGCCTGCTGAACTTTCTGGGGGAATGAAACGACGGGTGGCGTTAGCCCGTACCCTCATTTTAAAACCTAAGGTAATTTTGTATGATGAGCCTACCAGCGGTTTAGATCCAATTACCTCCAAAGAAATTATAGAATTGATGCGTTCCATCCAGCAGAAATATGGAACATCCTCCTTGATCATTACCCATGATGTGGATTGCGCACGGGTCATTTCCGAAAAGATGATCTTATTGGTGGATGGCATCAATTATGCGGAGGGCAGCTTTGTAGATTTATCTACATCCAAAGACCCAAAGGTGGAAGCCTTTTTTAAAAAATAAGAATATGGCTAAGACAGCAGTAGAAAATTTGAAATTAGGAATCTTCGTAATCCTAGGGACGGTACTTCTACTTGTAGCCGCCTACTTGATCGGTAACCGGCAAAACATGTTCGGCAAGACCTTTCCCGTTACGGCGGTATTCAAGAATGCCAACGGACTTCAAAACGGGAACAACGTACGTTTTTCAGGTATCAATGTCGGTACAGTAAACAAAATAGAAATGGTAAACGACACCACTATCCGAGTGCATATGATCATCGCCGACAAAATGCAGGAGCATATAAAAAAGGATGCCATCGCCACTATTGGTTCTGACGGATTGGTAGGAAGCATGCTCATCAATATTATTCCGGGCGAAGGAAACGCCGAATTAATCCAATCTGGAGATGAATTACAATCCTACAGCAAAGTTGCGACCCAAGATATGATGACAACCTTAAACACTACCAATGAGAATGCGGCCTTATTGACGGAAGATTTACTGAAAGTTACCCAATCATTGATAAAGGGCAAAGGTACTTTGGGTAGGTTGTTAAACGATACCACCATGGCGGGCGATTTACAACAAACGATCACCAATTTAAAATATACGAGCAGCCAGGCGAATTCTGCTATTTCAGAATTACGCGGGATTATCGGGAAAATCGATTTCGAGGAAAGCACCGCAGGAGTTTTGCTCAGTGATTCCATTTCTGCGGGCAAAATGCGCAATGTTATTGAAAATTTGGAGACATCTAGTATCGCGATTAACAAAATGACCCAAGATCTGAACACCATTGTTGGAGGAATAGAAGATGGAGATGGACTTATTAGTTCTGTGTCAAAGGATACCACCTTAGCTAACCAATTGGAAAGAACCATGTTCAATATCGAACAAGGCACCGAGCGTTTCAATGAGAACATGGAGGCCTTAAAACATAATTTTTTAACCCGAGGCTATTTTAGGAAGCTGGAAAAAGAACAAAAGAAATTGGAGAAAAAAAGAATTAATCGTTTTGATTATAGGCTCGCCAAAAGGCCTAAAGTTCTTCTAACGTTACTATTGAGAGATTCTAAATAGTAGAATAATTACCGCAATGGCAAAAATACTCGTATAGATTAATTTGTTATGCTTGGCCAACCAATTCGGCAAGAAAATATCAAAATTGTCCTTGGTGGAATCCGAATATCTACGAGCGATAACGGTCAGGGGACAGAACCATTTAAATAGAAGTAAAACTATCCCCTCCAACAACACCAGACCGATACATATCCATACCCAAAGGTCAATTTTATTAACGATTACAGCATACAAAAGGTAGAATATGACCACATTAAAAAAGAGCCAGATGACCGTGTGAATCAACTTAATTGAAAGTAACCTATCCTTGTCGTTCATAATTCCATACCCCTTTTTCTCATTTCTTCTTTTAGTTTTTTTGGAATACCGGTCCGGTATTGGCAGTTCTTAAGATGTTCCAAATGCCATGCTATGCGTTGGTCGATGGTCGCATTCTTGGGCATTTTGTTGGTTAAATACCATTCGCTATTAAGTTTCATTACTTCTTCAGTTTTTAGTGAGTTCCAAATTATTAAACGTCCAATCCGTGATTTCAAGGTTCAACCAATTGAAATCACCTTCTTTTAATTTCCAAGTAACGCTGCATTTATTGGGAATCTTAAAACCAATAAAATTCTTGTATTCTTCCACTTTAATCAACCAAGTTTCCAAGCTGGCATCTTTTCCTCCTCCATAGTAGCGTTCGGCCTCAAAGGATTGCATTTCGCCATTTTCCGAGAAT
This sequence is a window from Maribacter aestuarii. Protein-coding genes within it:
- a CDS encoding MlaD family protein; translation: MAKTAVENLKLGIFVILGTVLLLVAAYLIGNRQNMFGKTFPVTAVFKNANGLQNGNNVRFSGINVGTVNKIEMVNDTTIRVHMIIADKMQEHIKKDAIATIGSDGLVGSMLINIIPGEGNAELIQSGDELQSYSKVATQDMMTTLNTTNENAALLTEDLLKVTQSLIKGKGTLGRLLNDTTMAGDLQQTITNLKYTSSQANSAISELRGIIGKIDFEESTAGVLLSDSISAGKMRNVIENLETSSIAINKMTQDLNTIVGGIEDGDGLISSVSKDTTLANQLERTMFNIEQGTERFNENMEALKHNFLTRGYFRKLEKEQKKLEKKRINRFDYRLAKRPKVLLTLLLRDSK
- a CDS encoding ABC transporter ATP-binding protein — translated: MATKEKTIREDTMAEEKDVVIKIRDLRKSFGENHVLNGFNMTLHKGENLVVMGKSGSGKSVMIKCLVGLMTPDSGYVEVLGKEINTLNQQHLDELRSDIGFLFQGSALYDSMTVRENLEFPMRRHKEKLGVVSDTMPLVLEALENVGLAHTMELMPAELSGGMKRRVALARTLILKPKVILYDEPTSGLDPITSKEIIELMRSIQQKYGTSSLIITHDVDCARVISEKMILLVDGINYAEGSFVDLSTSKDPKVEAFFKK
- a CDS encoding MlaE family ABC transporter permease — encoded protein: MTIATEMVDKTKQFFMQIGDLSYFAGRFFKEVLKPPFEFKELLRQCYQMGVRSILLVGLTGFIIGLVLTLQSRPTLIQFGAVSWMPNMVGISIVREIGPVITALICAGRIASGIGAELGSMRVTEQIDAMEVSGTNPFKYLVVTRILATTLMLPLLVIFGDLIALYGSALVENLKGNVSFQLYFNTVFDALSYGDLVPATIKSFFFGFVIGLVGCYKGYFSDKGTAGVGIAANTAVVMASILLFVVDFIAVFVADIFYEL